In Vibrio alginolyticus NBRC 15630 = ATCC 17749, the sequence GATGAAGGCGAGTAGTTTACTCGCTTTTTTCTTACCTCCCATTATCTTTCTCTTCCCTGACCTAATAAATAAATTTGCTTAGTATCATAAGTTGTTATTAAAAGGCGCCTAGAATTAAGTTATTATTCAACGCATTGTAAATATCAGGAATTGGGAGGAATGAATGGCAGAGCAAATTGAATTCGACCAAGCTCACCAAGCCCTCCAAGAAGTCACAGAAGCGCTAGAAAATGGCCGCTTCGTCCATGTTCGTCGTCAATTACAGGACATGGAACCTGAGGATATCGCTCACCTTTTAGAAGCCTCCCCACGGAAGAGCCGTGAAGTTCTTTGGCAACTCACCGACCCTGAAGATTATGGTGAAATCCTTGACGAGCTGAACGAAGACGTCAAAGACAGCCTCGTATCCAAAATGGCACCAGAAGCGCTTGCAGAAGCGACAGAAGGCATGGATACCGATGACGTGGCTTACGTACTGCGTAGCTTGCCTGACAACCTGTCACGCGAAGTCCTGTCGCAAATGGACTCCTCTGACCGTCTACGGGTCGAAACTGCCCTATCCTACCCAGAAGACACCGCGGGAGGACTGATGAACACCGACGTCATCACAATTCGTGGTGACGTAGATGTGGACGTAGTTTTGCGTTATCTACGTATGAAAGGCGAGCTTCCAGAAGCTACGGATGCCCTGTATGTGATCGATGAAGAGAGTAAGCTCATCGGTGAACTGCCGATCACGACGCTTATTACCACTCAGCCAGACGTAAAAATCATTGATGTAATGGAAGACGCGGACGAGGCCATCACCGTCGATACTAGCGACTCAGATGTTGCGAGTCTGTTCGAACGCCGTAATTGGGTATCTGCACCTGTTGTTGATGAAAACTTGCATTTGGTCGGTCGTATCACCATCGATGACGTGGTTGACGTTATTCGTGAAGACGCGGAACACTCGATGATGAGTATGGCGGGTATGGACGATGACGAAGATACTTTCGCGCCTGTTGTAAAATCAGCTCGCAAACGCAGTATCTGGCTTGGCGCTAACGTATTAGCCGCCCTTGCTGCTGCTTCCGTTTCTAATATGTTTGAGGCCACATTAGATCAAATGGCGGCCATTGCAGTATTGATGACGATTGTTCCGTCCATGGGTGGTGTCGCTGGTAACCAAACCGTCGCACTAGTGATTCGTGGTCTTGCTCTTGGTCATATCGGTGACTCAAACAAACGCGAACTGTTAATGAAAGAAGCTTCGATCGGCTTACTCAACGGTATCATGTGGGCGCTGATTATTGGTGGTATTGTTGTTGCTTGGAAAGGTAACTGGATGCTCGGAGGAATCATTTCCGCCGCCATGCTGACCAACTTATTGGTCGCAGGTATTGCAGGAGTAACGATTCCAATCCTATTGAAAAAAATGAACATCGATCCTGCTTTAGCTGGTGGTATGGCATTAACAACGGTGACGGATGTGATTGGTTTATCTGTCTTCTTAGGGCTTGCCACAATACTGATTACCTAACAGAAAAAACGAAAAAGCCTGATGAACACATCAGGCTTTTTTGATTCTGAATTGCTAGAAAAGCTTATTCACCCGCCACTTTCATGGTATCCAGTAGGATAGAGCCCGTTTGGATTTGTGAGCGCGTTTCAATATCACTACCAACCGCCACAATCTTGGTGAACATGTCTTTTAGATTACCTGCGATGGTAATTTCTGATACTGGGTATTGGATCTCGCCATTCTCAACCCAGAAGCCTGCGGCACCGCGAGAGTAATCACCCGTTACCACGTTCACACCTTGTCCCATGACTTCTGTCACTAGAAGACCAGTACCGAGCTCTTTAAGCATTTGTTCGAAGTTTTGGCCTGTCGACTTCACGTACCAGTTATGAATCCCACCAGCGTGACCTGTCGGCGTCATCTTCATTTTACGTGCGGCATAACTGGTTAACAGATAAGTTGCTAGCACACCGTCGGTAATGATCTCACGGTCTTGAGTGTACACACCTTCACTATCGAATGGACTTGATGCCAAACCACGCAATACATGCGGACGTTCTGAGATATTGAACCATTCAGGAAGCACTTGTTTGCCTAGATGGTCAAGTAAGAAAGAAGATTTTCGGTACAAGTTACCACCGCTGATCGCCATAACGAGATGGCCAATCAAGCCTGTCGCAACATCAGCCGCAAACATGATTGGGTATTGACCTGTTTTTAGACGCTGCGCATCTAAGCGGTTAACCGTATTCTCTGCCGCCTTACGACCCACCGTTTCTGGGGTCCATAAGTCATCACGATGACGTGCCACGGTGTAGCTGTAATCACGTTCCATCTCGCCGTTTTGACCAACGCCAATTACACAACAGCTAGTACTATGTCGGCTAGACGCATAACTAGCTAATAAGCCATGGCTATTGCCATACACTTTCACGCCGTAATGACTATCATAACTCGCGCCATCACTTTGTTTGATTGCACTATTATAATTTAGCGCCTCTTTTTCTGCTGCAATCGCCACATTGGCAGCATAGTCTGGATCGGGTGCGTCAGGGTGGAAAAGATCAAGCTCAGGGATCTCTTGCACCATGTATTCTTTCGCTGCAGGGCCTGCAAATGGGTCTTCAGATGTGTAATGTGCAATATCTAGCGCCGCTATAACGGTTTGCTCGATTGCAGCTTCACTTAAATCAGACGTGGAAGCACTGCCTTTGCGTTGACCTCGGTAAACGGTAATGCCCAGCGCACCATCGCTGTTGAACTCGACATTTTCTACTTCACCCATACGAGTTGAAACACTTAAACCAGTGCTTTTAGTAATTGCGACTTCGGCGGCGTCAGATTTTGCCGATGCAAGCTTTAAGGCTCTTGCGACGGCTTGCTCTAGCTCGGTACGTTGCTCAGCAACCTGCTGTTTAATATCCATTGTCTTTCACATCTTGTCTTTGATGAACAATAGGATAACAAGAATTTCGCTTTCTCCCCATGATTCTTGTTAAAATAGTCATAATATTAATCAAAACACAGGCAACTGAAATGGCACGTAAGAATCAAAAAGCGCCATGGGAACCAGAAGAAGAGATCATCTGGGTAAGTAAATCCGAGATGAAGCGAGACATGGAAGAACTGCAAAAGCTAGGTGAGGAGCTTGTCGGCCTCAAACCTTCAGTTCTAGAAAAGTTTCCATTGAGCGAAGATTTGCGAGAAGCAATTGCTGACGCGCAACGCTTTAAAAATGAAGCGCGTCGTCGCCAATTACAACGTATCGGTAAATTGATGCGTTACGAAGATCCAGAGCCAATCCAAGCCGCACTGGATAAAATTCGTAATAAGCACTCTCAATTAACGGCGGTATTCCACAAACTTGAAGCGTTGCGTGATCGCGTAGTGGAAGAAGGTGACAAAGCCATTGATGACGTAATGGAAATGTACCCAGAAGCGGATCGTCAGCGTCTACGCCAACTTGCTCGCCAAGCAGCGAAAGAGAAAAAAGCTGGGAAACCAGCAAAAGCGTACCGCGAAATCTTTCAGATCCTTAAAGGTCTAAACGAAGAAGAGTTTTAATTCGAGGGCTCACGCAATGAGCATTCGATTTAAACGCAAAAAGCAGACGTCAATGTCTGCTTTTTTTATCTTTGGTTTTACAGTCAGCGTTACACTAAGCGATTAACGCGGTCTCCGCGCTCGAAAGCGTTAATGTTCTCAATCAAGATTTCCGCTAAACGTTGAATAGATGAGTCGCTGCCCCATGCAACATGCGGTGTCAGTAACAAATTAGGTAAACTCATATTGGCAATCAGCGGATTGCTCTCATCAGCCGGTTCTTGTGTAAAAACATCAAAACCAGCCGCTGCAATTTCTTGCTGTTTTAAGGCATCCACCAGTGCGCTCTCATCCACCAAACCTCCACGCCCTGTATTAATCAAAATGGAGTTGGACTTCATTTGTTGCAACTCTGCTTGACCAATTAAATTCTGAGTATGATCGTTGAGCGGGCAATGCAAGGTCAGCGCATCGGAGCGTTTTAATACTTCCTCAAACGGCACATAACCAGGCCGACATTCTGCCGCCCCTTTACGCTCAGAAAACAACACGGTCATTCCTAACGCTTGAGCCAGATTCGCCGTCGCTTGCCCTAGTGCCCCGCTACCAACAACACCTAACGTGCTACCACCAATATCCCCGATTGGGTGCGTAAAAAAACAAAACTGCTGGTTACGCTGCCACTCACCTGCGGCAATATCTTGGTGGTACCCAAATAAATTCCGTCTTAAAGCGAATAACATTGACATCACATGCTCGGGCACCGAACGCGTCGCGTAACCACGTACATTAGCAACCGCAATATCATGATTAGCACAGTAGTTCACATCGACGTTGTTAAAACCAGTTGCGGCAACCGCGATCATCCGTAATTTTGGTAGTTGCTCTAATACATGTTGGTCAAGCAGGACTTTATTGCTAATCACGATATCGGCATCTGCTAACCTTTCTATTACCTGCTCAGGCGCAGTTAGGTCGTACTCACGCCAGTGGTGCGGAAAGCCAGGTCGTGGGACCTCAATATGTTCTGGGATGGTCGCTCGGTCTAAAAATACGATGCTTGGCAAAGACATAACAACTCCTTGTTCACGGCTGAAAGACAGGATACATCAACCACAGTAACGAAATAGCCAAAAATAGCGAACTAGAAAGAACCGCTGTTGAGTGCAATTGGCATTAAGGGTGTGGCAACGTTTTATAATCAGGCAATGTACGCTCTGGCGAAAAATAGTTAAAGATCATCGCCTCGGCTTCAGGAGAAAAGTCACAGGGTACAAAAATACTGCTCAACTGTTCTGTGACTGGGTGATAAAAACTTAACTCCGCAGCGTGCAACTCTAAACGCTCTGAAAACTGATACGCCTCTTCAGTTGCATAAAACTCATCACCAATAATCGCATGACCAATCGCCATCAAATGCACGCGTAACTGATGCGATCGACCAGTAATGGGCAGTAGTCGCACAACGGTCGTATGGGTGCCATCAGGGTGCACTTCACGCTTCACTACTTGGAATAAAGTTTGAGATGGTTTGCCGTCGTCAAAACATACTTTTTGTCGTGGACGATTTGGCCAATCACAAATTAATGGAAGATCAATATTCCCTTCTTGCGGCTCAACATGCCCCCAAACACGTGCGTAATACACCTTGTGAGTGAGGCGATATTGGAACTGCTTTTTTAATGCTCGCTCCGCGGGTTTGTTTTTCGCCAGCAACATCAACCCTGATGTCGACATATCCAAGCGATGCACAACTTGAATTTCTGGATGCAACTCTTTGAGGCGGCTCCACATGCTGTCGTAATGCTCTGCAAGGCGACCAGGGACAGACAGCAGCCCTGATGGCTTATTCACTGCCAGAATGTCGTCATCCTCAAAAACGATATCAACCCAAGGGTCGGTGGGAGGGGTATATTCAAGCATTGCCATGGGAGATCTCTACAAAATAAAAACGCCGCGATTATATACCCAAATAGCACCCAGATGCAGGGTTCGGAAGAAAAGTTCAACCCAATAAAACAAAGTCAATCCTTTAGCATAAAAACTAAAAATAGCACGTTGTAAATTTAGTTTGACAACAAGACGCATAACTGAATAGAGTGCTAGATGCACACAGCATGATATTCGCAAAGAATACTTAAAATAAATACACCAAAACACAGCATTTAAAAGACATTACCGTTGCGCAGTATAGGGCGATCGCTCAGCCTGTCATGTACTGCGGTATGTATCTCTTTAGAAAGATACATAAGATAAAAAGGACAATAAGCAATGGACTCCGCCGTTATAGATAAACCCCAATCCAAACTTTCCTTATTTTTTCGTTCGCTAGGCCCCGGCATATTAATGGCATCTGCTGCGGTCGGTGGCTCTCACCTCGTCGCATCAACCAAGGCTGGTGCGATTTATGGTTGGCAATTGGCTGCACTGATTCTGCTCGTAAACCTGTTTAAATACCCTTTTTTCCGAGCGGGCGTACAGTACACCATGGGGACAGGGCTCACCTTGGTTGAGGGCTACGCGAAATTAGGTCGGCCTTATCTATGGCTATTTCTATTTCTGAGCGTGGTATCGGCCGTCATCAATACCGCCGCTTTGTTGATGTTTAGCGCTAGCTTGCTGGGCTACTTCATTCCGTTTTCACTATCAATGGCATCACTCAGCATCATTGTGATTGTCACCTGCCTGATCATATTATTTGCTGGCCATTACAAAGCGCTCGATACGCTATCTAAAGTGATAATGTCGGTGTTAACCATCGCGACTTTACTCGCTGTTTCTATCGCCGTTGGTAACCCTGTTGAGCAAGTAGCCAACTTCGAGCCGCCATCACCTTGGTCTATTGCGGCTATTGGTTTTATCGTCGTGACAATGGGGTGGATGCCTGCACCGATAGAGATCTCCTGTTTAACCTCAGCGTGGCTAAAACGCCAATCAAGCCAGCAAGAAGTAACATACCGCTCTGCTCTATTTGACTTTAATGTCGGTTATATTGGCACGGCGTTTCTTGCCATTATCTTTGTATCGCTAGGCTCTTTGATGCTTTATGGTTCTGGCGTTGCGCTTGAAAGCTCTGGCGTTGGCTTCTCCCACCAATTGGTTGGCTTATATGCGGCAACGATTGGCGAATGGTCTCGTTACTTAATCGCGGTAATTGCGTTTTTCTGTATCTTTGGCAGCACGATTACCGTTATTGATGGCTATTCGCGCGTTATTTCGGATTCTCAACGCCTACTGCGCTCACAACCAGACACTAACCCTAAAACCACTTCAGCGATCATGCTGGTAGTCTCCTTACTTGCATTAGGTATTGTGGTTTTCTGGGCTTCTGCGTTATTGCCTATGCTGAACTTTGCGATGATTCTCGCCTTTATGACCACGCCATTCTTTGCTCTGCTAAATTACACCTTAGTGAGCAAAACTGAGTTATCTGAGCCTTTGGCTGTTGGACCTAAACTAAAGTGGTTGTCGATTGCAGGCCTGATTTACTTGTTTGGCTTCTTGGCTGTATTTATCTGGTGGAAGTGGTTGATGTAAATGAGATAGCTATCAGTGATTAATGCATTCCGCTTAAAGAAACTAAACCGTAAATAAAGAAAAAGGTCTTCAACTGAAGACCTTTTTTAATGAGCAATAAATACTTACTTAGTTGTGGCTCACCACAATCAAACGCAGCGAGTCGAGCTGAACCTGAGCTTGGTTGATGTAACCAGTGAGCTCTTTAATTTGTGCGTCGATAGCTTCAATTTCTTCGTCACGAATATTTGGGTTCACCGCTTTCAGTGCTTGCAAACGCTCAAGCTCTGCATTCAAACTGTGCTGCATATCTTGATGAGCTTGTTTGCGTACTTCTTCGACCTTCTCTTCAATAAGAACATCACCGGCTTCAATTAAGCGGTGTACGTCTTTCTGTACCGACGTAACCAACTTGCTACCTAAGTGACGGTTTACAGGGCTGAGCTGGCGGTTAAAGCTTTCAAACTCCACTTGAGCAGACAAATCATTACCACGCGAGTCCATCATTAAACGGATTGGCGTTTTCGGTAAGAAGCGCGCGATACCACTGCGTTTTGGCGCTTGCGCATCTACCGCGTAAATCAACTCAAGAAGAATAGTCCCGACTGGTAACGCTTTGTTTTTCAATAGAGATACCGCAGACGTCCCCACCCCTTCACTCATAAGAAGATCGATACCACCCTGGATCATTGGGTGTTCCCAACTGATAAAGTGCATATCTTCACGAGATAAAGCCGTATCACGATCAAACGTGATCGTCGCTCCTTCGTATGGCAGACCTGGGTAGCTTGGCACCATCATGTGCTCAGATGGGGTCACAATCAGGGCGTTTTCACCTTTATCGTCTTGATTCAAGCCAATCGTGTCAAAAAGAGAAAGTGCGAAGGTGACCAGATTGGTATCGCCGTCAGTTGATTCAATTTTCTCAACGATTTGTTGTGCTTTTTCCCCGCCATTTGAATGCATTTCTAATAGGCGATCACGGCCTTGCTCCAATTGGGATTTCAGCTCTTTATTCATTTTTGCTGACGCTTCAATGATCTCATCTAGCGTGCTGGTATCACCAGAGGCAAGAATTTCAATCAGATCATCGGAGTACTTATCGTAAACAGCACGGCCTGTTGGGCAGGTTTCCGCAAAAGCGCTCAGGCCTTCATCGAACCAACGTGCTAGGATCGCTTGCGATGTGCCTTTCAGGTAAGGAACATGAATGTCGATATCGCGATTTTGACCGATACGGTCCAAACGACCAATACGTTGCTCAAGCAAGTCTGGGTTAAATGGCAAGTCGAACATGACAAGTTGGTTGGCAAACTGGAAGTTACGACCTTCAGAGCCGATTTCGCTACAGATAAGAACTTGTGCTCCACCTTCTTCTTGCGCAAAGTAAGCCGCCGCTTTGTCACGTTCAAGAATCGACATACCTTCGTGGAAAACGGTGGCGCGGATACCTTCACGCTCACGCAGTGCTTGCTCCAATTGCAGTGCGGTACTCGCACGAGAAGCAATCACGAGGATTTTCTCGCTGCGCTTCTCTTTTACTTTTTCAAGCAACCAATTCACACGCGAGTCAAACTGCCACCAGCTCGCGTCATCGCCTTCAAATTCTTGGAAAATTTCTTCCGGGTAAAGGTTCTTCATCGCACGTGCTTCAGAACTCATCTTACCGCCAATCATCCCAGCAACACGCATTGATGTAGTGTATTGCGGTGGAATATCCATTGGCATCAGATGCACGTTACGCGTAGGGAAGCCTTTGATGGCCGCGCGCGTGTTACGGAACAGAACACGCCCTGTACCATGACGATCCATCAAGTTATCGATCAGCTCTTGGCGTGCCGACGCTTTAGCTTCTTCGTCCGCTTCACTTTCGATAATACGGAAAAGTGGTTCTACGTCTTGTTCAGACAACAACTCAGTGATCTGGTTTTTTGCTTCATTAGGTAGCTTTTCACCGGAAAAGAGTGAAGTAATCGCATCCGCTACGGGCGCGTATTGATCTTCTTCCTCAACGAATGCTTCGTAATCATAGAAGCGGTCTGGGTCCAATAAACGCAGACGAGCAAAGTGACTCTCACGACCAAGCTGCTCTGGCGTTGCAGTCAGTAGCAACACACCTGGAGTACGTTCAGCCAAGCCTTCTACCACTTGGTATTCACGGCTCGGTTTATCTTGGCTCCATTCAAGGTGATGCGCTTCATCGACAACCAGTAGGTCCCATTCACCTTCCAGTGCTTGTTCAAAACGCTTGCGGCTCTTGCGTAGGAAATCCAAAGAACACAGCACATATTGCTGAGTATCAAATGGGTTTTCTGCATCCGCAAACGCTTCGATACAGCGCTCTTCGTCAAAGATAGAGAAATGCAGATTGAAACGACGCATCATCTCAACCAGCCATTGATGCTGCAGTGTTTCAGGCACCACAATCAAAATGCGTTCGGCACGACCAGACAGAACTTGTTGGTGGATGATCATGCCCGCTTCGATGGTTTTACCCAAACCTACCTCATCCGCCAACAAGACGCGTGGCGCGTGACGACGGCCAACTTCGTGCGCGATGTAAAGCTGATGAGGGATCAAACCTGCACGCATACCACATAGGCCACGCATTGGGCTCTTATGCTGCTCAAACTGGTTGGTTAGCGCACGGTAACGCAGAACAAAGTTGTCCATACGGTCGATTTGACCGGCGTACAACTTATCTTGAGGTTTGTTAAAACGAATTTGGTTGCTAAGGAAAATCTCACGCAGAACAACAGCGGTTTCTTGCGTGTCTTCACGAGTACCGAAATAGGTGTAAAGACCTTCATCTTCCAGTACTTCTTCTACTTTTAGAGACCAACCTTCTTGGCAATCGATGACATCCCCAACATTAAAGGTGACTCGGGTAACAGGTGCATCGTTACGTGCGTAAACTCGGTTTTCCTCTGACGCTGCAAACATCAATGTCACAGTACGAGCATCCATTGCTACAACGGTACCTAAACCTAAATCGCTTTCCGTATCGCTAATCCAGCGCTGCCCCAAAGCAAATGTCATGAATTGACTACCTCGTTATTAGTTCTTGATTCGTGTTTCTTGTTGGTCTACTCATGCCCGTGGGCATGGATAATAGTTTAGATCTGATTCTGGCTTCTGCTATGCCGATAGCATTCGTCATTTCAGTATGAACTGAGTATTTTTTAAGCCAGCTCAACATGATAAATCGGACGTAGCCTATACGCAGAAAAAGGTCGCTAATCTTACTTGAAGCTGTGATTTAGGTCACGCCGAAACCGCACCAAGCAGAAACTTTTTTTCCCAAACTCTAAATGCAATCAAATTGTAAAATACTCATGCCAATTATTAAGTTGTAGAACGTAAATATTACGTATACTTCTAATGAGGGGCGTTTAAAACCATTGCATATGATTTAAGCGCGTTAGTACACGATTAGGATCAACACGGGTTTGCAGTAAGTTGTCTTGCTACTCGGTTGCACACTAGCCGACATCAGCCCGACAACCTCTATTGCAAGCAATCAGAGTTAGGTCACTTCACACCTATTTGGAAACGACCTAACAACTCGCATGCAGAGCCGTACTACGGCAAGGAGACGCTATGGGCGATACCGATCGGAAACTGTTTGTACTCGATACCAACATTCTTCTTCATGAACCCTTTGCCATCTTCTCTTTCCAAGAACACGATGTCGTTATCCCCATGACCGTGTTGGAAGAACTCGACCGAATCAAAGACAGTAAGCGCGACGTTGCAAGAGATGCGCGCGTGGCTATTCGCACCTTGGAAGATTTGTTTAAAGAAGCAACGCCAGATGAAATCTCTGAAGGCATTCCTGTTTCTAAAGACAACCCCGACCAAGGTACTATTTCCATTTTGGCGGATTTTGAACTGCAGGAAACTGTCAAAGCCTTCGCCGACAAAGCCGGTGACAACCGTATTCTCAACGCGGTGCTTTATCTGCAAAATAAACGTGCACCACGTGAAGTGGTACTGATCACGAAAGACATCAACATGCGTCTGCGAGCCAAAGGGGCTGGTGTACGCTTTGTTGAGGACTATAGAACCGACCAACTGATTGACGACATTCAATACCTAACCAAAGGCTTTCAATTGCGTGAAGGTGATTTCTGGAGCGGTATTGAGGAAGTAGAAAGCTATGCTCTGGGCGGAAAAACTTACCACAAACTCAGTCGCGAACCCTTCGACCCAACCTTTATCAACCAATACGTTATTGATGAAGACAGTGACTTTGCTGGTCGCGTAGAAACCATCAATGAAGACAAGCTAACGCTTCTCGACCTGAGCCGCGAACGTCTAATGCATCGTAAGGCTTGGGACATCACACCTAAAAATATCTACCAGGGAATGGCGTTAGATGCCTTACTCGATCCAGAAATTGACTTGGTGATTCTAACGGGTGCGGCGGGTAGTGGTAAGACATTACTGGCAATGGGAGCAGCATTGGAGCAAACCATTGAAAAAAGCATGTTCGATAAAATTATCGTAACACGTAACACGCCAGATATCGGTGAATCCATCGGCTTCTTACCCGGCTCCGAAGAGGAGAAAATGATGCCGTGGTTAGCGGCGGTGACCGATACCTTGGAAGCACTACATAAACACGATCACTGCACTGAAGGCTCATTGAAGTACATCTGCGATAAAGCCAACATTCAATTTAAATCGATCAACTTTATGCGTGGCCGTTCGATTCAAAATGCGTTTGTACTGCTTGATGAGTGTCAAAACCTCACTGCATCACAAATCAAAACCATCATTACCCGCTGTGGCGAAGGAACCAAAATCGTCTGCTCCGGTAACTTGGCGCAGATTGACTCCCATTACCTCACCCCAGTGACATCAGGATTGACGTACATGGTTGAGCGCTTCAAGA encodes:
- the mgtE gene encoding magnesium transporter, which codes for MAEQIEFDQAHQALQEVTEALENGRFVHVRRQLQDMEPEDIAHLLEASPRKSREVLWQLTDPEDYGEILDELNEDVKDSLVSKMAPEALAEATEGMDTDDVAYVLRSLPDNLSREVLSQMDSSDRLRVETALSYPEDTAGGLMNTDVITIRGDVDVDVVLRYLRMKGELPEATDALYVIDEESKLIGELPITTLITTQPDVKIIDVMEDADEAITVDTSDSDVASLFERRNWVSAPVVDENLHLVGRITIDDVVDVIREDAEHSMMSMAGMDDDEDTFAPVVKSARKRSIWLGANVLAALAAASVSNMFEATLDQMAAIAVLMTIVPSMGGVAGNQTVALVIRGLALGHIGDSNKRELLMKEASIGLLNGIMWALIIGGIVVAWKGNWMLGGIISAAMLTNLLVAGIAGVTIPILLKKMNIDPALAGGMALTTVTDVIGLSVFLGLATILIT
- the pmbA gene encoding metalloprotease PmbA → MDIKQQVAEQRTELEQAVARALKLASAKSDAAEVAITKSTGLSVSTRMGEVENVEFNSDGALGITVYRGQRKGSASTSDLSEAAIEQTVIAALDIAHYTSEDPFAGPAAKEYMVQEIPELDLFHPDAPDPDYAANVAIAAEKEALNYNSAIKQSDGASYDSHYGVKVYGNSHGLLASYASSRHSTSCCVIGVGQNGEMERDYSYTVARHRDDLWTPETVGRKAAENTVNRLDAQRLKTGQYPIMFAADVATGLIGHLVMAISGGNLYRKSSFLLDHLGKQVLPEWFNISERPHVLRGLASSPFDSEGVYTQDREIITDGVLATYLLTSYAARKMKMTPTGHAGGIHNWYVKSTGQNFEQMLKELGTGLLVTEVMGQGVNVVTGDYSRGAAGFWVENGEIQYPVSEITIAGNLKDMFTKIVAVGSDIETRSQIQTGSILLDTMKVAGE
- the yjgA gene encoding ribosome biogenesis factor YjgA; translation: MARKNQKAPWEPEEEIIWVSKSEMKRDMEELQKLGEELVGLKPSVLEKFPLSEDLREAIADAQRFKNEARRRQLQRIGKLMRYEDPEPIQAALDKIRNKHSQLTAVFHKLEALRDRVVEEGDKAIDDVMEMYPEADRQRLRQLARQAAKEKKAGKPAKAYREIFQILKGLNEEEF
- a CDS encoding D-2-hydroxyacid dehydrogenase, whose amino-acid sequence is MSLPSIVFLDRATIPEHIEVPRPGFPHHWREYDLTAPEQVIERLADADIVISNKVLLDQHVLEQLPKLRMIAVAATGFNNVDVNYCANHDIAVANVRGYATRSVPEHVMSMLFALRRNLFGYHQDIAAGEWQRNQQFCFFTHPIGDIGGSTLGVVGSGALGQATANLAQALGMTVLFSERKGAAECRPGYVPFEEVLKRSDALTLHCPLNDHTQNLIGQAELQQMKSNSILINTGRGGLVDESALVDALKQQEIAAAGFDVFTQEPADESNPLIANMSLPNLLLTPHVAWGSDSSIQRLAEILIENINAFERGDRVNRLV
- a CDS encoding pseudouridine synthase, which translates into the protein MAMLEYTPPTDPWVDIVFEDDDILAVNKPSGLLSVPGRLAEHYDSMWSRLKELHPEIQVVHRLDMSTSGLMLLAKNKPAERALKKQFQYRLTHKVYYARVWGHVEPQEGNIDLPLICDWPNRPRQKVCFDDGKPSQTLFQVVKREVHPDGTHTTVVRLLPITGRSHQLRVHLMAIGHAIIGDEFYATEEAYQFSERLELHAAELSFYHPVTEQLSSIFVPCDFSPEAEAMIFNYFSPERTLPDYKTLPHP
- a CDS encoding NRAMP family divalent metal transporter translates to MDSAVIDKPQSKLSLFFRSLGPGILMASAAVGGSHLVASTKAGAIYGWQLAALILLVNLFKYPFFRAGVQYTMGTGLTLVEGYAKLGRPYLWLFLFLSVVSAVINTAALLMFSASLLGYFIPFSLSMASLSIIVIVTCLIILFAGHYKALDTLSKVIMSVLTIATLLAVSIAVGNPVEQVANFEPPSPWSIAAIGFIVVTMGWMPAPIEISCLTSAWLKRQSSQQEVTYRSALFDFNVGYIGTAFLAIIFVSLGSLMLYGSGVALESSGVGFSHQLVGLYAATIGEWSRYLIAVIAFFCIFGSTITVIDGYSRVISDSQRLLRSQPDTNPKTTSAIMLVVSLLALGIVVFWASALLPMLNFAMILAFMTTPFFALLNYTLVSKTELSEPLAVGPKLKWLSIAGLIYLFGFLAVFIWWKWLM
- the rapA gene encoding RNA polymerase-associated protein RapA; translated protein: MTFALGQRWISDTESDLGLGTVVAMDARTVTLMFAASEENRVYARNDAPVTRVTFNVGDVIDCQEGWSLKVEEVLEDEGLYTYFGTREDTQETAVVLREIFLSNQIRFNKPQDKLYAGQIDRMDNFVLRYRALTNQFEQHKSPMRGLCGMRAGLIPHQLYIAHEVGRRHAPRVLLADEVGLGKTIEAGMIIHQQVLSGRAERILIVVPETLQHQWLVEMMRRFNLHFSIFDEERCIEAFADAENPFDTQQYVLCSLDFLRKSRKRFEQALEGEWDLLVVDEAHHLEWSQDKPSREYQVVEGLAERTPGVLLLTATPEQLGRESHFARLRLLDPDRFYDYEAFVEEEDQYAPVADAITSLFSGEKLPNEAKNQITELLSEQDVEPLFRIIESEADEEAKASARQELIDNLMDRHGTGRVLFRNTRAAIKGFPTRNVHLMPMDIPPQYTTSMRVAGMIGGKMSSEARAMKNLYPEEIFQEFEGDDASWWQFDSRVNWLLEKVKEKRSEKILVIASRASTALQLEQALREREGIRATVFHEGMSILERDKAAAYFAQEEGGAQVLICSEIGSEGRNFQFANQLVMFDLPFNPDLLEQRIGRLDRIGQNRDIDIHVPYLKGTSQAILARWFDEGLSAFAETCPTGRAVYDKYSDDLIEILASGDTSTLDEIIEASAKMNKELKSQLEQGRDRLLEMHSNGGEKAQQIVEKIESTDGDTNLVTFALSLFDTIGLNQDDKGENALIVTPSEHMMVPSYPGLPYEGATITFDRDTALSREDMHFISWEHPMIQGGIDLLMSEGVGTSAVSLLKNKALPVGTILLELIYAVDAQAPKRSGIARFLPKTPIRLMMDSRGNDLSAQVEFESFNRQLSPVNRHLGSKLVTSVQKDVHRLIEAGDVLIEEKVEEVRKQAHQDMQHSLNAELERLQALKAVNPNIRDEEIEAIDAQIKELTGYINQAQVQLDSLRLIVVSHN
- a CDS encoding PhoH family protein — encoded protein: MGDTDRKLFVLDTNILLHEPFAIFSFQEHDVVIPMTVLEELDRIKDSKRDVARDARVAIRTLEDLFKEATPDEISEGIPVSKDNPDQGTISILADFELQETVKAFADKAGDNRILNAVLYLQNKRAPREVVLITKDINMRLRAKGAGVRFVEDYRTDQLIDDIQYLTKGFQLREGDFWSGIEEVESYALGGKTYHKLSREPFDPTFINQYVIDEDSDFAGRVETINEDKLTLLDLSRERLMHRKAWDITPKNIYQGMALDALLDPEIDLVILTGAAGSGKTLLAMGAALEQTIEKSMFDKIIVTRNTPDIGESIGFLPGSEEEKMMPWLAAVTDTLEALHKHDHCTEGSLKYICDKANIQFKSINFMRGRSIQNAFVLLDECQNLTASQIKTIITRCGEGTKIVCSGNLAQIDSHYLTPVTSGLTYMVERFKNFEGSANIHLNGVVRSRLAEFAEENL